In Rubripirellula tenax, the following are encoded in one genomic region:
- a CDS encoding FHA domain-containing protein yields the protein MQVKLKVLTGSHEGKEIAVLSEKFLVGRSEVCQLRPKSESVSRKHCIIVLKDNRVLVQDLNSRNGTFVNDKRLPVDKAKVLKGGDELRIGKLLFEVVIEHGLQAAKKPEVSNFGDAAARTVEAGSHDSRFEAVDVSDWLDEADQIDRVRKLSDPETRQFRLDQSSDIEKTSAETDSSDLSVSESTESVKRSRPDKKDKKAPGKLPADLKKAMTDNSRDAADNALKRFFSGR from the coding sequence ATGCAAGTGAAGCTGAAGGTCCTGACCGGGAGCCATGAAGGCAAAGAAATCGCCGTCTTAAGCGAGAAGTTTCTGGTTGGACGCAGTGAAGTTTGCCAACTGCGACCGAAAAGCGAGTCGGTCAGTCGCAAGCATTGCATCATTGTTTTGAAGGACAACCGCGTGCTGGTCCAGGATTTGAATAGCCGCAACGGAACCTTCGTCAACGACAAGCGATTACCGGTTGATAAGGCAAAGGTGCTCAAGGGCGGCGACGAACTTCGAATCGGAAAATTGCTTTTCGAAGTGGTCATCGAACACGGGCTGCAGGCAGCGAAAAAGCCCGAGGTATCCAACTTCGGCGACGCCGCGGCGCGAACCGTCGAAGCGGGTTCGCACGACAGTCGTTTCGAAGCGGTCGACGTCAGCGATTGGCTAGACGAAGCAGATCAGATTGACCGTGTGCGAAAATTGTCCGACCCGGAGACTCGCCAGTTTCGATTGGACCAGAGTTCCGACATCGAAAAAACGTCGGCAGAGACCGATAGCTCTGACTTGTCCGTCAGCGAATCGACGGAATCCGTGAAACGAAGTCGGCCGGACAAGAAAGACAAGAAGGCGCCCGGGAAGTTGCCCGCGGATTTGAAGAAGGCCATGACAGATAACTCGCGTGATGCTGCCGACAATGCGTTGAAACGATTCTTCAGCGGACGTTGA
- a CDS encoding RNA polymerase sigma factor, whose product MDDSNALLADQFGAGRDRAFAKLMRRHHDLVFGLCLRMLGHRQDAEDVTQETFSRLARYLDRWDRQRPLEPWLVTIAGNRCRTLLSRKRHHTSLTATEEPVTTVAIDRHDADLLAEEVQLAVNQLTRDQRQAFQMFHEQSMEYTEIAQRMDRPVGTIKTWVHRARLQLIESLRQRDVVDVRSRSSSPSTRFGGPR is encoded by the coding sequence GTGGATGATTCCAATGCTCTGCTTGCCGACCAGTTTGGTGCGGGTCGAGATCGAGCGTTCGCCAAACTGATGCGACGCCATCACGACCTTGTCTTCGGGTTGTGTCTTCGCATGCTTGGCCACCGCCAAGACGCCGAAGACGTGACCCAAGAGACATTTTCTCGGTTGGCGAGGTACTTGGACCGCTGGGACCGCCAACGACCGCTCGAACCTTGGCTGGTGACGATCGCGGGCAACCGTTGCCGAACTTTGCTTTCGCGAAAACGTCACCACACTTCGCTGACCGCTACCGAAGAACCGGTGACGACGGTTGCGATTGACCGTCATGACGCGGACCTTTTGGCCGAAGAAGTCCAGTTAGCGGTCAACCAATTGACCCGTGATCAGCGGCAAGCATTTCAAATGTTCCACGAGCAATCGATGGAGTACACCGAGATCGCCCAACGAATGGACCGGCCGGTGGGCACGATCAAAACATGGGTCCACCGTGCGCGACTTCAACTGATCGAGTCGCTTCGACAACGTGACGTTGTTGACGTTCGGTCGCGTTCGTCATCTCCCTCAACTCGCTTCGGAGGCCCGCGATGA